In Eubalaena glacialis isolate mEubGla1 chromosome 4, mEubGla1.1.hap2.+ XY, whole genome shotgun sequence, one DNA window encodes the following:
- the FGF22 gene encoding LOW QUALITY PROTEIN: fibroblast growth factor 22 (The sequence of the model RefSeq protein was modified relative to this genomic sequence to represent the inferred CDS: inserted 1 base in 1 codon), translating to MGPALVLAPPPWGVIPPPAALAPPPRSRIGLSQTLQGGQAALTTALRRIPTHPLWLWPRPRGALLAPSSTPPPISQWQSSGRARGDKSRRRRAGRGAIRGRLWLGLAWLLLARAPGAAGTRNSPRRPRSYTHLEGDVRWRXLFSSTHFFLCVDPSGRVQGTRWRDSPDSVFFELRSIRVGVVALKAVNTGFYVAMNRRGRLSRSVSASARGGLGYVGRARRGRVQGRAQGRLQPAPQRVCARFRERIEENGYNTYASVRWRHRGRPMLLALDAGGAARGGRGGGAGAPRRGVRTQRHHPSTHFLPVLVS from the exons ATGGGCCCCGCCCTTGTACTGGCCCCGCCCCCGTGGGGAGTCATCCCGCCCCCTGCGGCTCTGGCCCCGCCCCCCAGGAGCCGCATTGGCCTGTCCCAGACTCTGCAGGGCGGTCAGGCCGCCCTGACCACGGCCCTGCGCCGCATCCCGACCCACCCACTGTGGCTCTGGCCCCGCCCCCGAGGCGCCCTATTGGCCCCGTCGAGCACTCCGCCCCCCATCTCGCAATGGCAGAGCAGCGGACGCGCGCGGGGAGACAAGAGTAGGCGGCGGCGAGCGGGGCGTGGGGCCATACGCGGCCGCCTGTGGCTCGGCCTGGCGTGGCTACTGCTGGCACGGGCGCCCGGCGCCGCGGGGACCCGGAACAGTCCGCGGAGACCGCGCAGCTACACGCATCTGGAGGGCGACGTGCGCTGGC GCCTCTTCTCCTCCACCCACTTCTTCCTGTGTGTGGACCCCAGCGGCCGCGTGCAGGGCACCCGCTGGCGCGACAGCCCTGATA GCGTCTTCTTCGAGTTGCGCTCTATCCGCGTGGGCGTCGTGGCGCTGAAGGCCGTGAACACCGGCTTTTACGTGGCCATGAACCGCCGCGGCCGCCTCTCCCGGTCGGTGAGTGCAAGTGCGCGGGGTGGGCTGGGGTACGTGGGGCGCGCCCGGCGGGGGCGTGTCCAGGGGCGTGCCCAGGGCCGCTTACAGCCCGCCCCGCAGCGGGTCTGCGCTAGGTTCCGGGAGCGCATCGAGGAGAACGGCTACAACACCTACGCGTCCGTGCGCTGGCGCCACCGCGGCCGGCCCATGTTGCTGGCGTTGGACGCGGGGGGGGCGGcgcgaggggggcgggggggcggcgcGGGGGCCCCGAGGCGCGGGGTCCGCACGCAGCGACACCACCCGTCCACGCACTTCCTGCCCGTCCTGGTCTCCTGA